In Desulfovibrio inopinatus DSM 10711, a single genomic region encodes these proteins:
- a CDS encoding MarR family winged helix-turn-helix transcriptional regulator: protein MSSDNIHDFALKSPGRRLSILGRLSMAYMAGPLKQLGITRGEIGFIISVLQNEGIFQEELSELLFIDRAATTRALYDLERKGLMKREPDADDRRKKRIYSTEKCQTLKPELLGVLDKFNEALFRGLTPNEQKHVLGIMDKLICNLRSAMKEEA, encoded by the coding sequence GTCCTCAGACAATATCCACGATTTTGCGCTGAAATCACCAGGGAGACGCCTCTCCATTCTCGGCCGTTTAAGCATGGCCTACATGGCTGGGCCACTCAAACAATTGGGCATAACCCGTGGAGAAATAGGTTTTATTATCAGTGTGTTGCAAAACGAAGGTATTTTTCAGGAAGAGTTGAGCGAGCTTCTCTTTATCGACAGAGCAGCAACGACCAGGGCTCTTTACGATCTTGAACGAAAAGGTTTGATGAAAAGGGAGCCTGATGCTGACGACCGTCGGAAGAAGCGAATATATTCGACAGAGAAATGCCAGACGCTCAAGCCCGAGCTACTTGGTGTGCTGGACAAGTTCAACGAAGCACTCTTCCGTGGACTCACTCCTAACGAACAAAAACACGTATTGGGGATAATGGACAAGCTAATCTGCAATCTCCGCAGTGCAATGAAAGAGGAAGCATGA